In the Pseudomonadota bacterium genome, one interval contains:
- a CDS encoding response regulator transcription factor yields MTSTIAVIDDDRNLLTSVTIALESEGFDVRAHGDAVEGLQDILRCPPDLAILDIKMPRMDGLEVLRRLRQQSDLPVIFLTSRDQEADELEGLRHGADDYVSKPFSLRLLIERIRAVMRRNLPPGDAALGGDGAGELEPPLMRGALVLDTVRHACTWNGAQVILTVTEFLLLKALALRPGHVKSRNQLMDAAYDDQTYVDDRTIDSHIKRIRKKFKAVDPDFAQIDTLYGVGYKFTQL; encoded by the coding sequence GTGACCTCAACGATTGCCGTCATCGATGATGACCGGAATTTGCTCACCTCGGTGACGATCGCGCTTGAATCCGAAGGATTCGATGTGCGCGCGCATGGTGACGCCGTTGAGGGACTTCAGGATATTTTGCGCTGCCCGCCGGATTTGGCGATCCTCGATATCAAGATGCCACGCATGGATGGCTTGGAGGTTCTTCGCCGTCTTCGTCAGCAAAGCGATCTTCCGGTCATATTCCTGACCTCCAGGGATCAGGAAGCCGATGAATTAGAAGGTTTGCGGCACGGCGCCGACGATTACGTTTCCAAGCCGTTTTCGCTGCGTTTGTTGATCGAGCGTATTCGCGCGGTGATGCGCCGCAACCTGCCGCCGGGCGATGCGGCGCTGGGCGGGGATGGCGCCGGCGAGCTGGAGCCGCCGCTGATGCGCGGCGCGCTTGTACTCGATACGGTAAGGCATGCCTGTACATGGAATGGCGCGCAGGTCATCCTTACCGTAACCGAATTTTTGCTTCTCAAGGCGCTGGCACTCCGGCCTGGCCATGTGAAAAGCCGCAACCAATTGATGGATGCAGCTTATGATGATCAGACTTATGTTGACGACAGAACCATCGATAGCCACATCAAGCGCATCCGAAAAAAATTCAAAGCCGTCGATCCGGACTTCGCACAGATCGACACCCTCTACGGTGTCGGTTACAAATTCACCCAACTCTGA
- a CDS encoding stimulus-sensing domain-containing protein, translated as MSVTNSPNSEDISGATPPEISLDETVAATISPARASSPQPPASPPLGQAAAPPRRWRIPVASLTARILAINVLALAIVVGGFFYLDRYQSDLFDAKLAGLAREGALIAGALGESVVVLPDGENSWLDPELAGRLIQRLALPPGTRARLFDSQGILIVDSLLLPGSYVQTKELPPPVGGGALGRAAVAVYDWVITHLPPRTHVPRQSEPAHARAADFPEAARALVGENASTIRETEEGVLIGVTALPVQPLRRIQGALLLSSGAEDVARSVRDVRFTILEAFAVALAITVLLSLYFARTITRPVRRLAEAAERVRAGRGRKVSIPDFTARRDEIGGLSRALRDMTQALWVRMDAIEIFVADVAHEIKNPLSSVRNAVETARRVRDPAQRDKLLDIVGHDITRLDRLLSEITDASRIDTEMSRADAQAIDIGAVLMTLVEMHRPAFSAEDLRLCFTAEDKEPFMVYAVEDRLVQVFQNLLSNARSFSPPGGEIEIRLARANGEIRVDIEDQGPGVAEDLREAIFERFYTLRPENEPFGAHSGLGLSISRQITAAHGGTITCTSRRAHDGAIEGARFTLCLPVAGSGER; from the coding sequence GTGTCGGTTACAAATTCACCCAACTCTGAGGATATTTCCGGCGCCACGCCGCCGGAAATATCCCTGGATGAAACGGTGGCGGCCACTATCTCTCCCGCCCGCGCTTCTTCGCCTCAGCCGCCCGCCTCGCCACCTCTAGGACAGGCCGCTGCGCCGCCACGCCGCTGGCGCATTCCCGTCGCTTCCCTCACGGCGCGAATTCTCGCCATCAACGTCCTGGCGCTCGCCATAGTTGTTGGCGGGTTTTTCTATCTCGACCGCTACCAAAGTGATCTGTTTGATGCCAAGCTGGCTGGCCTCGCCCGCGAGGGCGCCTTGATCGCAGGCGCCCTCGGCGAAAGCGTGGTGGTTCTGCCTGACGGTGAGAATAGTTGGCTCGATCCCGAACTAGCCGGGCGGCTTATACAACGCCTCGCCCTTCCGCCCGGCACGCGCGCCCGCCTGTTCGACAGCCAAGGCATTTTGATTGTCGATTCCCTATTGCTCCCCGGCAGCTATGTGCAGACCAAGGAATTGCCGCCGCCGGTCGGCGGCGGTGCGCTCGGTCGGGCAGCCGTCGCTGTCTATGATTGGGTCATCACACATTTGCCACCGCGCACGCACGTGCCGCGACAATCCGAGCCGGCGCACGCGCGGGCGGCGGATTTCCCCGAGGCGGCGCGGGCCCTCGTGGGCGAGAACGCAAGTACCATTCGCGAAACAGAGGAGGGTGTACTCATCGGCGTAACGGCGCTTCCGGTGCAACCGCTCCGCCGGATCCAAGGCGCACTCTTATTATCAAGCGGCGCCGAGGACGTCGCGCGCAGCGTCCGCGATGTGCGCTTTACCATTCTCGAGGCCTTCGCGGTCGCCTTGGCCATTACGGTTCTGCTCTCGCTCTACTTCGCGCGCACCATCACCCGCCCGGTGCGCCGCCTCGCGGAAGCAGCAGAGCGGGTGCGGGCGGGGCGGGGGCGCAAGGTTTCCATTCCCGACTTTACTGCGCGTCGCGATGAGATTGGCGGCCTCTCCCGGGCGCTCAGGGATATGACGCAAGCGCTCTGGGTGCGCATGGATGCCATTGAGATTTTCGTCGCCGATGTTGCCCATGAGATCAAGAACCCCCTTAGCTCCGTCCGCAACGCAGTGGAGACCGCGCGCCGCGTACGCGACCCTGCGCAGCGCGACAAGCTGCTTGATATCGTCGGCCACGACATCACGCGTCTCGATCGCCTCTTAAGCGAGATCACCGATGCGTCGCGCATCGATACCGAAATGTCGCGTGCCGACGCACAAGCCATCGATATCGGCGCCGTGCTGATGACGCTGGTGGAGATGCACCGCCCAGCGTTCAGCGCCGAGGATCTCCGTCTCTGCTTCACCGCCGAGGACAAAGAACCGTTTATGGTATATGCGGTTGAGGATCGACTGGTGCAGGTTTTTCAAAACTTGCTCAGCAATGCCCGGTCGTTCAGCCCGCCTGGTGGCGAGATCGAAATTCGCCTGGCGCGGGCAAATGGTGAAATCCGCGTAGATATCGAGGACCAAGGCCCGGGCGTCGCCGAGGATTTGCGTGAGGCGATATTCGAAAGGTTCTACACGCTCCGACCCGAGAACGAGCCCTTCGGCGCACATTCGGGCCTTGGGCTCAGCATCTCGCGGCAAATCACCGCAGCGCATGGTGGCACAATTACCTGCACCAGTCGGCGGGCACATGATGGAGCGATTGAAGGTGCGCGCTTTACGCTATGCTTACCAGTTGCGGGAAGCGGGGAGAGATGA
- a CDS encoding M23 family metallopeptidase — MMQAADAIKYRVLTAVFAGLAALLSVGAVDERAMAAPPALEIPVACQVGSECFIQFYVDRDASKEVADYRCGALSYDGHKGTDFRLVDLPAMSRGTAVRAAAAGKVRAIRDGEPDISADESTRSLDGREAGNAVVLVHDAGWETQYSHLMKGSITVRTGQQVRTGESLGLIGLSGNSTFPHLDFIVRHDGKVVDPFGGGPPLNCSDTGERLWSATAAKQLTYSPGAVLLAGFAAQIPERRGVRRGAHRARDISTLAPLLVFWVDMFGLAAGDIERFRIVAPDGSVVAEREQRIDKSAHQHFQTIGQLRPDLGAWPPGIYRGEYLLLRNIDGESRPLIGTVRQVNLR, encoded by the coding sequence ATGATGCAGGCTGCCGACGCTATCAAGTACAGGGTGCTCACCGCCGTCTTCGCTGGCCTTGCGGCGCTACTAAGCGTTGGAGCGGTTGACGAGCGGGCGATGGCCGCACCGCCGGCGCTTGAGATTCCGGTTGCTTGCCAAGTTGGAAGCGAATGCTTCATCCAGTTTTATGTCGACCGCGATGCCAGCAAGGAAGTTGCCGATTATCGCTGCGGCGCCCTCAGCTATGACGGCCACAAGGGAACAGATTTTCGCCTTGTCGACTTGCCCGCCATGAGCCGCGGTACCGCGGTACGTGCCGCCGCCGCCGGCAAAGTGCGTGCGATTCGCGACGGTGAGCCAGATATCAGCGCCGACGAAAGCACGCGCTCGCTTGACGGTCGTGAGGCGGGAAACGCCGTTGTCCTCGTCCATGACGCCGGATGGGAGACGCAATACAGCCATCTCATGAAAGGCAGCATCACCGTTCGCACCGGCCAGCAGGTTCGAACGGGTGAATCGCTCGGCTTGATAGGTCTTTCTGGAAATTCCACCTTTCCTCATCTTGATTTCATCGTGCGGCATGACGGCAAAGTCGTTGATCCTTTCGGTGGCGGCCCGCCGCTCAACTGCTCTGACACAGGCGAGCGTTTGTGGTCAGCGACGGCGGCAAAGCAACTCACGTATTCGCCGGGCGCTGTGCTGCTGGCCGGATTCGCAGCGCAAATTCCCGAACGTCGCGGCGTTCGTCGTGGCGCGCATCGGGCACGCGATATCTCGACGCTCGCGCCATTATTGGTTTTCTGGGTGGATATGTTCGGTCTGGCTGCCGGAGATATCGAACGCTTTCGCATCGTAGCGCCAGATGGGTCGGTGGTGGCGGAACGAGAGCAGCGCATTGATAAATCCGCGCATCAGCATTTCCAAACGATCGGCCAGTTGCGGCCCGATCTGGGCGCGTGGCCGCCGGGAATTTACCGTGGTGAGTATTTGCTGTTGCGCAACATCGACGGCGAGAGCCGGCCGCTTATCGGCACAGTGCGCCAGGTCAACCTTCGATGA
- a CDS encoding Hsp20 family protein → MTRLSPFNSPLLLGFDHLEQILERVSKTSNDGYPPYNILQTGDDRLRISLAVAGFTEAELSVTVEQNQLHIHGCQQDDPNAVYLHRGIAARRFHRTFLLAESIEVDCAALDNGLLNIDLVQPVPAQAVRTVEIKRSQARPGEKANLFEGGHDPARTRRSAS, encoded by the coding sequence ATGACACGATTATCGCCGTTCAATAGCCCGCTTTTACTCGGGTTCGATCATTTGGAACAGATTCTCGAGCGCGTCTCGAAGACCTCCAATGACGGCTATCCGCCATATAACATTCTGCAGACGGGAGATGATCGTCTCAGAATCAGCCTAGCGGTGGCGGGATTCACAGAAGCCGAGCTGTCGGTGACGGTGGAGCAAAACCAGTTGCATATCCATGGCTGCCAGCAGGACGACCCCAATGCGGTCTATTTGCACCGCGGCATCGCCGCGCGGCGATTTCACCGCACCTTCTTGCTTGCCGAATCAATCGAAGTTGATTGCGCGGCGCTCGACAATGGTCTTTTGAATATCGACCTGGTGCAGCCCGTGCCGGCGCAAGCGGTTCGCACAGTCGAAATCAAGCGAAGCCAGGCAAGGCCAGGCGAAAAAGCGAATTTGTTTGAAGGTGGCCACGACCCGGCCCGGACACGGAGGAGCGCATCATGA
- a CDS encoding peptidoglycan-binding domain-containing protein yields MAAKTPLIVPAAHPYTMPVALSDAEIDSESQTGRYSLLVRQIQLRLAELGLYGGRIGGVMSAETAEAVRTYQRFANLPVDGKPSHELLDNLTSAAGEAQGLLLRLDRSQADQIEQARTVLEQAFGPNWAIEARAVVVGATPDLQVLKARAERCYGAPEPACLIVEAEVAAESVEKDNLRDWALSDIIRAQARIGQSEEALRIARAISDPRSVIAALSGIAVALAGAGRTEEALAAAQQVPDAVLRDKALRAVAEGQLAAGRPDFAEATASLIEAPHERLPTLVSTAHSYLAFGYDEVAHGLAMEAERLAESITAELFREWALSELASLMAAVGEGAKANLMFAQIGSAKNRVKTLCDIVVVELRGGHEDRARKTLDFALSTMAGISRPQERQQARACLAASHASLAEFDKALKQASGIEFGYTHSFVLNRIVLAMVRHGDTAEAEDLAETIQDEKQRISTFVTMSGIARKDGNSQAAARLSARAIKYARELKIPLDKAFVLADLATAQAAGGEVEAARATLSEAVAIAAKIVDPWARARALSKAASSLVAINGI; encoded by the coding sequence GTGGCTGCAAAGACGCCCCTGATTGTACCCGCTGCGCACCCCTATACGATGCCGGTCGCCCTTAGTGATGCGGAGATTGATTCCGAGTCGCAGACCGGACGCTACAGTCTTCTGGTGCGCCAGATTCAACTCCGCCTCGCGGAACTTGGCCTCTATGGCGGGCGAATTGGCGGTGTGATGTCGGCTGAAACAGCTGAAGCCGTCCGCACCTATCAGCGCTTTGCCAATCTGCCGGTCGATGGCAAACCGAGTCACGAGCTGCTCGATAACCTCACTTCCGCCGCCGGTGAGGCGCAAGGTCTTCTGCTGCGTTTGGACCGATCTCAAGCCGATCAGATCGAACAAGCCCGCACCGTGCTTGAACAGGCGTTTGGGCCGAATTGGGCTATCGAGGCGCGGGCGGTCGTCGTGGGTGCCACGCCTGATTTGCAGGTGCTGAAGGCGCGAGCAGAGCGTTGCTATGGCGCCCCCGAGCCAGCTTGTCTGATCGTCGAGGCCGAGGTCGCGGCTGAAAGCGTGGAAAAGGACAATCTGCGCGATTGGGCGTTAAGCGATATTATCAGGGCGCAGGCCCGTATCGGCCAATCTGAAGAGGCGCTGCGCATCGCCAGGGCGATCAGCGATCCACGCTCTGTGATTGCCGCGTTGAGCGGAATCGCGGTCGCGCTGGCCGGGGCCGGGCGGACCGAAGAAGCACTGGCGGCAGCCCAGCAGGTGCCTGATGCAGTGCTCCGCGACAAGGCGTTGCGCGCCGTTGCTGAGGGTCAGCTGGCGGCCGGACGGCCCGATTTCGCCGAAGCAACGGCCTCTCTGATCGAAGCGCCACATGAGCGGCTTCCTACTTTGGTTTCTACCGCGCATAGCTATTTGGCTTTTGGTTATGACGAAGTGGCGCATGGCCTGGCGATGGAGGCCGAACGCCTGGCGGAATCCATCACGGCGGAGCTGTTCCGCGAGTGGGCGCTGAGTGAGTTGGCCTCGCTCATGGCCGCTGTCGGCGAAGGCGCTAAAGCCAATCTAATGTTCGCGCAGATTGGTTCGGCCAAGAACCGTGTGAAGACGCTGTGCGATATCGTTGTCGTGGAGCTTCGCGGCGGGCATGAGGATCGCGCCCGCAAGACACTGGATTTCGCACTCTCAACAATGGCAGGCATTTCACGGCCGCAGGAACGACAACAGGCGCGCGCCTGTCTTGCCGCATCCCATGCCTCATTAGCGGAGTTTGATAAGGCTTTGAAGCAGGCGAGCGGCATTGAATTTGGCTACACCCATTCCTTTGTCCTCAATCGTATCGTGCTGGCCATGGTGCGCCATGGCGACACGGCGGAGGCAGAGGATCTGGCTGAGACCATTCAGGATGAAAAACAGCGTATCAGTACATTCGTCACGATGAGTGGTATCGCTCGCAAGGATGGCAATTCGCAAGCAGCGGCACGGCTCAGCGCGCGCGCGATCAAGTATGCTCGTGAACTAAAAATACCGCTCGACAAGGCTTTTGTGCTCGCCGATTTGGCAACGGCGCAAGCTGCGGGCGGCGAAGTAGAGGCCGCGCGCGCCACACTCAGTGAGGCGGTCGCCATTGCGGCAAAGATTGTCGACCCGTGGGCGCGGGCGCGGGCGCTCAGCAAGGCGGCATCCTCGCTGGTCGCAATTAATGGCATATAG
- a CDS encoding DMT family transporter — MTLPKPGVDGTRFFRPPVEAALLMIFTCACFSGMSAIIRDLSSEISPFQIAFFRNAISLIFLVPLMWRLGFEIPTGPTLKAYGIRATIGICAMWVWYSALSVTPLAEAITLNFTVALWMIPVAILLLGEKVGARRWGATLVGFCGVLIIMQPGSESVNLGSFLAILAALLFAISMALVRILARTQRPIAIVFYMNVLMTPLSLGPAIAVWTMPDLAQLGWLVLVGLIATVAHFGMARALSLVEASSVVPLDFTRLPFAAAIGYFGFGEVPDVWIWPGAALIVASALYIARREAQLQRSVIAAPTGAGE, encoded by the coding sequence ATGACGTTGCCTAAGCCAGGGGTAGACGGCACCCGCTTCTTCCGCCCGCCGGTAGAGGCGGCACTGCTGATGATTTTCACCTGCGCGTGCTTTTCCGGCATGTCGGCGATCATCCGCGACCTTTCCAGCGAGATATCACCGTTTCAGATCGCCTTTTTTCGCAACGCTATCAGCCTTATCTTTCTAGTCCCCCTGATGTGGCGATTGGGCTTTGAGATACCCACCGGGCCGACGCTCAAGGCATATGGTATTCGCGCCACAATTGGCATCTGCGCCATGTGGGTGTGGTATTCGGCGCTCAGCGTCACCCCTCTGGCAGAGGCTATCACGCTCAATTTTACCGTCGCGCTGTGGATGATCCCGGTGGCAATTCTATTGTTAGGTGAAAAGGTCGGGGCGCGCCGCTGGGGTGCCACTCTGGTCGGGTTTTGCGGCGTCCTAATCATTATGCAGCCAGGTTCGGAATCTGTGAACCTGGGCAGTTTCTTGGCCATTCTCGCTGCCTTATTGTTCGCTATTTCGATGGCCCTGGTGCGCATTCTGGCGCGCACACAAAGGCCGATCGCCATTGTCTTTTATATGAATGTTTTGATGACGCCGCTCTCGCTCGGACCCGCCATCGCGGTTTGGACGATGCCCGATCTGGCGCAGTTGGGATGGTTGGTTTTGGTCGGCTTGATAGCCACGGTCGCCCATTTCGGCATGGCGCGGGCGCTGTCGCTGGTCGAAGCATCGTCGGTCGTTCCGCTTGATTTTACCCGCCTGCCGTTTGCCGCCGCGATTGGTTATTTCGGGTTTGGCGAGGTGCCAGACGTGTGGATCTGGCCCGGTGCGGCGCTGATCGTGGCAAGCGCTCTTTATATCGCGCGCCGCGAGGCGCAATTGCAGCGCAGCGTCATTGCAGCGCCGACCGGCGCGGGCGAATGA
- a CDS encoding SDR family oxidoreductase produces the protein MELKGQTAYITGGASGLGEATARLFAAAGATVGVLDMDEDLARSVAGALGGAAAICDVTDAASHEAGMASLRAAIGPARILVACAGIATGAKLIAKDGAATPLDRLTKAIQVNLIGTINSMRLAAADMAALDPLEDGERGVIVTTSSIAGFEGQIGQGDYSASKGGVAATAITFARELARNGIRVNCISPGLMDTPMMAGLPDPVRESLIETTVYPKRLGHASEYAALAKHIAENRYINGTVIRLDGALRMAPR, from the coding sequence ATGGAGCTAAAAGGACAAACCGCCTACATCACGGGCGGCGCATCGGGTCTTGGTGAAGCGACGGCGCGCCTGTTCGCGGCCGCCGGGGCGACGGTCGGCGTGCTCGATATGGACGAGGATTTGGCGCGTTCGGTAGCCGGCGCGCTGGGTGGTGCGGCGGCAATATGCGATGTCACCGATGCGGCCAGCCACGAGGCAGGCATGGCGAGCTTGCGCGCGGCCATCGGCCCGGCTCGCATCTTAGTCGCCTGTGCCGGCATCGCGACGGGCGCCAAATTGATCGCCAAGGACGGCGCCGCGACGCCGCTGGACCGGCTAACAAAGGCGATCCAAGTCAATCTCATCGGCACGATAAATTCCATGCGCCTGGCTGCTGCCGATATGGCGGCGCTCGATCCGTTGGAAGATGGTGAGCGTGGCGTCATTGTGACCACCTCCTCGATCGCCGGTTTCGAGGGACAGATTGGGCAGGGTGACTATTCGGCTTCGAAGGGCGGCGTCGCGGCAACGGCGATTACCTTCGCGCGCGAATTGGCGCGCAACGGCATCCGCGTCAATTGCATCTCACCGGGTCTGATGGATACGCCCATGATGGCGGGTCTGCCCGACCCAGTGCGCGAATCGTTGATCGAGACCACGGTCTATCCCAAGCGCCTTGGTCACGCCAGCGAGTATGCCGCGCTGGCCAAGCACATTGCCGAAAACCGCTATATCAACGGCACGGTGATTCGGCTCGACGGCGCGCTCCGCATGGCGCCAAGATAG
- a CDS encoding metallopeptidase family protein, with protein MVAGGGTAPALGDIEEIAAKAYETIPEVLRARADDVRICVEEFPSEEIMREMALESPFDLLGLYHGVPFGESSVSDMPHDIDMIFLYRRPLLDYWVESGERLEGVVRHVLIHEIGHHFGFSDADMERIEEAG; from the coding sequence ATGGTTGCCGGCGGCGGAACAGCGCCCGCGCTGGGCGACATCGAGGAGATCGCCGCAAAAGCCTATGAGACGATTCCTGAAGTGCTCAGGGCGCGCGCCGACGACGTGCGCATATGTGTCGAGGAATTTCCCAGCGAAGAAATCATGCGCGAGATGGCGCTGGAGTCCCCGTTTGATCTCCTCGGTCTTTATCACGGCGTGCCGTTCGGCGAATCAAGCGTGAGCGATATGCCTCACGATATCGATATGATCTTCCTTTACCGGAGACCTCTGCTGGACTATTGGGTGGAGAGCGGCGAGCGCCTCGAAGGTGTGGTGCGCCATGTGCTGATTCACGAAATCGGCCATCATTTCGGTTTCTCTGACGCCGATATGGAGCGCATCGAGGAGGCAGGTTAG
- the thpR gene encoding RNA 2',3'-cyclic phosphodiesterase, producing the protein MRLYSRIDDRRFGHNISAMHRIFVALDMPPVVNDSLISLCHGVSGAKWADSAPFHLTLRFIGDVDDGLLQEIQYALAEIEAPAFDLVLQGVGYFPPRGPAKTLWAGIEEAPLLLRLRRQVAATLEAIGLEPERRKFAPHITLARFKRGLAVARVGEFLASHALFRTEPFLITQFHLYSSRLRPQGALHRIEASYPLLDAAAMWGGEEVAEPDA; encoded by the coding sequence TTGAGATTGTATTCGCGTATCGATGACCGCCGCTTTGGGCATAACATCAGCGCGATGCATCGTATTTTCGTCGCCCTTGATATGCCGCCCGTGGTCAATGATAGCTTGATCAGCTTGTGCCACGGCGTGAGTGGCGCGAAATGGGCCGATAGCGCCCCGTTCCATCTCACGCTCCGCTTCATCGGCGACGTCGACGACGGTTTGCTGCAAGAAATCCAGTACGCCCTTGCCGAGATCGAGGCGCCGGCCTTCGATCTCGTGCTTCAGGGGGTCGGCTATTTTCCACCGCGCGGCCCGGCCAAGACCCTGTGGGCCGGAATCGAGGAAGCGCCCCTGCTGTTGCGCCTCCGCAGACAAGTCGCCGCGACGCTCGAGGCGATCGGCCTGGAACCGGAGCGGCGCAAATTCGCGCCGCATATTACACTTGCCCGGTTCAAGCGCGGCCTGGCGGTGGCACGGGTTGGAGAATTTCTCGCAAGCCATGCGCTGTTTCGCACCGAGCCCTTCCTGATAACCCAATTTCACCTTTATTCGAGTCGTTTGCGCCCGCAAGGCGCCCTGCACCGAATAGAAGCGAGTTATCCGCTGCTCGACGCCGCGGCAATGTGGGGCGGGGAGGAAGTGGCCGAACCGGACGCCTAA
- a CDS encoding Bax inhibitor-1/YccA family protein, translated as MAIGSERRPFGTTLTQTQVDEGLRSYMLRVYNYMGSGLALTGIVAYVVAHTSLYQALFGSGIGFIVMLAPLGIVFFMGAKMKTMKPSTAQTLFWVFSMLMGASLSYLFLTYTATSIVRVFFITAATFGAMSLYGYTTKRSLARWGSFLFMGVIGVLIASVVNIFMQSSVMHFVISIVGVLVFTGLTAYDTQRIKQSYVESDGQAVMTKKAIMGALHLYLNFILMFQFMLMLFGGGRE; from the coding sequence ATGGCCATTGGCTCGGAACGTCGCCCGTTTGGGACGACATTGACTCAGACTCAGGTCGATGAGGGTCTGCGCAGTTACATGCTGCGTGTGTACAACTATATGGGCTCGGGCCTCGCGCTCACCGGCATCGTCGCCTATGTCGTTGCGCATACCAGTCTCTATCAAGCCCTATTCGGCTCTGGCATCGGCTTTATCGTCATGCTCGCGCCGCTTGGCATCGTGTTTTTCATGGGCGCGAAGATGAAAACCATGAAACCGAGCACCGCACAGACCTTGTTCTGGGTATTTTCCATGCTGATGGGCGCATCGCTGTCCTACCTATTCCTCACCTATACGGCGACCAGCATTGTGCGCGTGTTCTTTATCACCGCCGCGACGTTTGGCGCGATGAGCCTCTATGGGTACACCACCAAACGCTCTTTGGCGCGCTGGGGTTCGTTCCTCTTCATGGGAGTGATCGGCGTCCTCATCGCCTCGGTTGTGAACATCTTCATGCAGTCTTCGGTGATGCATTTTGTCATCTCTATCGTCGGCGTGCTGGTGTTCACCGGCTTGACCGCCTATGACACCCAGCGCATCAAGCAGTCCTACGTGGAATCTGATGGCCAGGCGGTGATGACCAAGAAAGCCATCATGGGCGCGCTCCACCTCTATCTAAATTTCATCTTGATGTTCCAGTTTATGTTGATGTTGTTCGGCGGCGGGCGCGAATAG
- a CDS encoding alpha/beta hydrolase has product MNNWLWGGVAAAVGAYGVVLGGAFAGQRRLMYFPDSERPSPQLSGVPEMAEVALETKDGLSLLAWHRPPASAAFPTLVYFHGNAGNIGMRAHKVRPYLDAGFGVLLTTWRGYSRNPGKPSEDGLYHDGRAALDFLKAGGVAPESIVLYGESLGTGVAVHLAEEQAAAALVLEAPFSSIADVAQARMPLLPVKSLLLDHFDSVSKIAAVAAPTLIVHGAQDGTIPLRFGKKLFAAASEPKTLHVYPEAGHNDLYEHGMAALVIKFLGAALRFS; this is encoded by the coding sequence ATGAACAACTGGCTTTGGGGCGGCGTCGCGGCGGCAGTGGGCGCGTATGGGGTGGTGCTTGGTGGCGCCTTTGCCGGACAACGCCGCCTTATGTACTTCCCTGATTCGGAGCGCCCGAGCCCGCAACTGAGTGGCGTGCCGGAGATGGCGGAAGTCGCGCTCGAAACGAAAGATGGCCTTTCTCTCCTCGCGTGGCACCGTCCGCCAGCCAGCGCGGCGTTCCCCACCCTGGTCTATTTCCATGGCAATGCCGGCAATATCGGCATGCGCGCCCATAAGGTGCGGCCCTATCTCGATGCCGGTTTTGGCGTGCTACTCACCACCTGGCGGGGGTACAGCCGCAATCCAGGCAAGCCCAGTGAAGACGGGCTCTATCATGATGGCCGCGCCGCCCTGGATTTCTTAAAGGCGGGGGGCGTGGCGCCGGAAAGCATCGTGCTTTACGGCGAATCGCTCGGCACCGGTGTTGCGGTGCATTTAGCTGAGGAGCAGGCGGCAGCCGCGCTAGTGCTCGAAGCGCCGTTCAGCTCGATCGCCGATGTCGCTCAGGCGCGCATGCCCTTGCTGCCGGTCAAATCCCTGCTGCTCGACCATTTCGATTCGGTAAGCAAGATCGCTGCTGTCGCGGCACCGACCCTGATCGTGCATGGCGCCCAAGACGGCACCATACCGCTCCGCTTCGGAAAAAAGCTGTTCGCCGCGGCGAGCGAGCCCAAAACGCTGCATGTCTATCCCGAGGCCGGGCACAATGATCTTTATGAGCATGGCATGGCCGCCCTTGTGATCAAATTTCTCGGCGCCGCACTCAGGTTTTCGTAA